A region from the uncultured Draconibacterium sp. genome encodes:
- the guaA gene encoding glutamine-hydrolyzing GMP synthase, producing MQEKILILDFGSQYTQLIGRKVRELNVYCEIHPYNHYPEIDNSVKGVILSGSPYSVRDEDAPRPDLSKIKGKLPVLGVCYGAQYLAHFFGGEVAPSNTREYGRANLGFIDHDSILFQNISLHTQVWMSHGDTIVKLPKNYKVIASTEDVNYAAYKVDNEKTWAIQFHPEVYHTTEGKQLLENFVTTICGCEQNWTPDSFVETTVQELKAQLGNDKVVLGLSGGVDSSVAGVLLNRAIGKNLTCIFVDNGLLRKNEFEDVLHSYENMGLNVIGVDARKKFWDDLEGITDPEQKRKIIGRNFIEVFDEEAHKIKDVKWLAQGTIYPDVIESVSVNGPSATIKSHHNVGGLPEKMNLKVVEPLKLLFKDEVRRVGGALNIKKELLGRHPFPGPGLGIRILGDVTPEKVRILQEADAIFINGLKNWGLYDDVWQAGVMLLPVQSVGVMGDERTYENTVALRAVTSTDGMTADWVHLPYDFLAKMSNEIINKVRGINRVVYDISSKPPATIEWE from the coding sequence ATGCAGGAAAAAATATTAATCCTAGATTTTGGTTCTCAGTACACTCAACTAATTGGCCGTAAGGTTCGTGAGTTAAATGTATATTGCGAAATTCACCCCTATAATCATTACCCGGAAATTGATAACAGTGTAAAAGGTGTTATTCTTTCAGGAAGCCCGTACTCTGTTCGCGATGAAGATGCACCGCGTCCCGACCTGTCGAAAATAAAAGGTAAACTACCGGTATTGGGCGTTTGTTACGGTGCGCAGTATCTTGCACATTTTTTTGGAGGCGAGGTAGCACCATCAAACACTCGCGAGTATGGAAGAGCCAATCTTGGGTTTATCGACCATGACAGCATTCTGTTTCAGAATATAAGTTTGCACACCCAGGTGTGGATGTCGCACGGCGATACCATTGTTAAACTACCTAAAAACTATAAAGTTATTGCATCAACCGAAGATGTTAACTACGCAGCTTACAAGGTTGACAATGAAAAAACATGGGCTATTCAGTTTCACCCGGAAGTGTACCACACCACAGAGGGGAAACAACTGCTTGAAAACTTTGTAACAACCATTTGCGGATGCGAACAAAACTGGACTCCCGATTCATTTGTTGAAACAACTGTACAAGAACTTAAAGCACAGCTCGGCAATGATAAGGTTGTACTTGGACTGTCGGGTGGTGTTGACTCGTCGGTTGCCGGGGTATTGTTAAACAGGGCCATTGGTAAAAACCTCACCTGCATTTTTGTTGATAATGGTCTGCTTCGGAAAAATGAATTTGAAGATGTGCTCCATTCCTACGAAAATATGGGATTGAATGTAATTGGCGTTGATGCTCGAAAAAAGTTTTGGGATGACCTGGAAGGCATAACCGATCCGGAACAGAAACGTAAAATTATTGGAAGAAACTTTATCGAGGTTTTTGACGAAGAAGCGCACAAAATCAAAGATGTAAAATGGTTGGCGCAAGGAACCATTTACCCTGATGTTATCGAGTCAGTATCGGTTAATGGCCCGTCAGCAACAATTAAATCGCATCACAACGTTGGAGGTCTTCCCGAAAAAATGAACCTAAAAGTTGTTGAACCGCTAAAACTGCTTTTTAAAGATGAAGTTAGAAGAGTAGGCGGTGCGCTAAATATAAAAAAAGAACTTTTAGGCCGTCACCCATTCCCGGGGCCCGGTCTGGGAATCCGAATTTTAGGGGATGTAACGCCTGAAAAAGTGAGAATTCTGCAAGAAGCTGACGCCATATTTATAAACGGACTAAAAAACTGGGGACTTTACGACGATGTTTGGCAAGCAGGTGTAATGCTGCTTCCGGTGCAATCTGTTGGCGTAATGGGCGACGAACGCACTTACGAAAATACCGTTGCATTGCGTGCAGTAACTTCTACCGACGGGATGACGGCTGACTGGGTTCACCTTCCCTATGATTTTCTGGCTAAAATGTCGAATGAAATTATAAATAAAGTACGTGGCATAAACAGGGTTGTGTACGACATCAGCTCTAAACCGCCTGCAACAATCGAGTGGGAATAG